The genomic interval TCGAGAAAGCCCCCCAGGACACCGTCATCGCCTTCCCCGTCCGCGTCTACAGCCCCCTGCTCCAGCAGGCCACCGGCCACCTCGACACGTCCCCGGCCGGCACGTCATGAACCCCACGGACCGCGGCCCAGCCGACTGCCCCGAGCAGCTCTGCCACGACGGGGCATGCCGCAGCGCCGATCTGACCGCCCTGCTCTGCCCCGACGCGCGGTGGCTGTGGGACCAGGTCGCCCGGCGGGCCGACCAGCGCGGGGACGCCGCCATGGACAGAGGCACCATCACGATCACCACCCCGCACACGCCCGCGCAACGCGCCGCCGTGATCGGTCTGCTTACCCCGCGGCCGCTGCCCGCCGGCCGCACACGGCGCATCGACCTGGAGCGGCTCACCCAGGCTCTGCAGCGTCGCGGACCGCACCTGACGCCGGGCGCGGTCGCCGCTCACGCACTCGGCAGACCCCTGGCCCACCGCGCCGCCGACAAGGCACGGCTCACCGCCCGCCTCACCACCCTGCAGCACCTGCGCAGCCGCCTGGCGCGCGCCCTGCCCCCCACCGCGCCGGTGCGGCCGGACGACACCGGCTGGGACGGCCTGCGCCGCCGCGGCAGCCTCGCCCGCCTCCTGCAGCACCCCCACCCGGAACAACTGCTGGCCGCCGCCTTCGCCGTCCTGCAGCACCTGCCCGCCTCGGCACGCGCAGACCGGCGCCGCCTGGCCCACACCGCCACCGGCAACCCCCACGCTCTGGACGCCGGAACCGAACTGGCGGCACTCGTCCTCGCCGAAGCCGCCACCGCCCGAGCCGACGCCGGGGCCAGCACATCAGTCCGGGAGGCCTGGGACCGGCTCGGCGTCGACCTCGACACCCTCACCGGCGGACTGCTCACCCTGGGCGTCCATCCCGCCGGCTGGCACATCCCCCCGGGCCAGCCCGGCATCCTGATCCCGTGGATGCTGCACCGAGCCACCTGGCCCACACCCCACCGCAGCGAGGAACGGTGGGTCTTCCTCACCGAGAACCCCTCAGTCGCCGCCGCGGCCCTGGACGGCGACCCAAGCGACGTACGGCTGCTGTGCACGGTGGGGACCCCTTCGCGTACGGAACTGGACGCCGTGGCGCGCCTGGCGGCGACAGGGTGGCGCATCGCCGTGCGCGCCGACTTCGACTGTGCCGGCCTCGCCCTCGTACGGGCCGTCATCGACGCAGTCCCCGACGCCGAGGTGTGGCGCATGACAGCCGCCGACTACACCACGAGCCTGCACCCGGCGCCGTTCGACGCGGGCCTGCTGGATACGGACCGGCTGGGCGAGACACCCTGGGACCCCTCACTCGGCGCCGTCATGCGCGCCCACGGCCGGCCCGCCTACGAAGAAGCCCTCATCGACCACCTCCTTGCGGACCTGCGACAAGGCCGCCCTCCCGGCAGCGCGCCAGCCCGCAGCTGCCCGGTCAACGCTCAGATGCCCCTGAGTAACGGCCGTACGGCAAGCAGTGCCTGAGGGCGGGGACCGGATCTTTCCCCCGCACGATCAGTCCATGAGCACGCACGCGGGCCTGGGCCGATGGCCAACTGCCCCGATACGCACGGAACTCATCCATGGCGTACCGCTGTTCGCCGGTGACTTCGACGAGACGCCGCCACGCAGCACACCTACCAGGGCCGCCGCGTCCCGCTGAGCCGAGGGCCACCCGGAGGTCCAACCTGCCAGCACCAGACCACCACGCTCGCTGCTTGACCGGTGACCGCAAGCACCGGATGTCGGCTTGGGCTAAGCCGAACCGGCAAGGCTGTGCAGGCGCCGCAGCAGGGTGCGGCACTTCTCGGCGGCGTCATAGGAGCCACCCAAGCGCTGGTTGCGGTACTGCAGGCGGTCAGCCGACCACAGTCCTCTGGCCATCGCGGCCGGTCCCATGGCGTCCTCCCAGCGGGCCTGCCCCAGCCATGCCCGCACCGGTGAGACCTCCTCATGATGGCGCAGCAGTTCCCGAGCAAGGACGCCGCGGTCGAAGCGAGCGTTGTAGGCGACGCAGCGCCGCCCTGCCAGGACACCGGTCAGCTCCGGGAGCAGGTCGGCAAAACGGGGGGCGCGGGCAACGTGTGAGGGGGTGATGCCATGCAGTTCGCTGGCCGTCGCCGTGATGGGCTCGCACGGGTTGAGCAGCTCGTTCACCACCGTGCGGCCCGTGCCGTCCATCACGGCGATCTGTAACGCCCACGCCTGTTGGCCCAGACCGGAGGTCTGGACATCGATCACCAGCAGGGCCGGATCGGCCAGCACCGCGCGCGCCCAGCGCGCCGCCTGCTCTCGCTGATGGGACCAGGAAGACGGTCTGCGCAGGACCCGCACCGCATCGTCCAGACACAGACACTGTTCGGCCGCGGACTGCACGTGCCAGAGGCCGTCGCCGTCCGGACGGGCGTGCAACGTTCCGAGGTACCGCTCGTTCTCGTAGATGGCCCAGGTGGGCCGCTCTGTGTCGTCGGGCCGCACGAACCGCACAGGCAGGCCATCAACCCGCCGACTGAAAGCATCTCCCCACTCGCCCGCGAACCCGGCGCAGGCCTGGCCCCACCGCCCGCCTCAAAAGAGGCGATGGACAGCCTTCCGGCAGGATTCTGCGTGCTCCATTCACTGATCATGGAACGCCTCACGCCACCCGCCGTCCGCGCCCGCACGACACGCCGGGAGGACTCATCCCGCAAGCGCACACAGCCCGGCGCGGACCCACGGGCGCTACACGAGGACGGCCGGGACGGCGTCGTCGGTACTCCAGTCGCCGTCGAAGAGTGCGGCCACCAGGCGGACATGTTCGTCAGGGAGCTGGCCGGCGCGGTGCTTGGTGCGGGCTTTGGCGAGCCAGGCGCCGATCTTGACCGTGTCGCCGTCGACGCGGATCGTCTCGCGGGCGGCGGGAGCACGGCCTTCGCGGTGGAGGAAGAGCTCCAGGAGCTGCACGGTCTGTTCGAAGGTGCGGCGAGTGCGGCGGGTGGGGGCGAGCGGGTTGCGCTCCGGGGTCAGGCCGAGGGAGGTCATCAGCTCCTGCTGGCCGGAGTGCAGGGTGTGCCAGGTGGAGAGTTGGCGGTGCAGCCAAGAGCCGATCTTCACACCGCGTAGGAGGGTGTCGTGGGTGAGTGCGGCCGGGTCGGCTCCTTCGGCGAGATGGCGGCGCAGGAGGTGGTATTTGCGGTGCCAGTCTGCGCCGTGGGGCAGGCGCCAGTCGTGGGCGAGGGCGGTCAGGGTATCTGCGCGGGCCTGATGGAGCTGGTTCTTGGCGGCGAGGTGGCGTTGTTCTGCGAGCCAGGCGCCGACGGGGGTGGTGGCGGGTGCGGCGAGGTGGCTGTGGGTGCGCAGGTAGTCGGCGGCGGCGGACAGGCGGGCGCGCCAGGCGGCGTCGTGCTTGTCCCAGATCATGTTCAGTGCGTCGAGTTCGGCGATCCAGTCCGGTTCGAGGCGGCCGGCGGAGTGGGCGTCGCGCATGGTGGTGATGAAGGTGCCCAGGGCGTAGCCGGTGGGGTCGGTGTAGTCGGTGGGAACGTCGAGGTGGCCGTGCTGGTCGCGGTAGGACTGGGCGGCGGCGAGCCCGAGGCGGCGGGAGCGGGAGACGGCCGGGTCGCGGGGGTCGAAGGAGGCCAGGTCCATCGCGCGGGCGATGCGTTCGGGGTGGACGGTGAAGTCGAAGTGCCAGCGGCGTTCGATGACGTCGCTGGTCTCCCTGGGGAGGCGGTTGGCCTTGTCGGGGAGGCGTTCGAGGATGCGGTGGTCGTGGCTGGCCAGCGCGCAGGCGATGGCCCAGACGGGTTCGTAGGCGGTACTGAGGATGTTGTCGGGTTGGGCGCCGGGCGGGATGTAGACGGGGACGATCAGTGAGGCGGTCTTGCCGGAGACGTCAAGGCGCAGGGCGTGGCCGAGGGCCTGGACGCAGCGGATGACGCTGCGGGTGGGGTCGGCGAAGACGATGGCATCCACGCTGGGGATGTCGACGCCTTCGGCGATCAGGCGGGAGTTGGCGAGGATCGCGCAGTCGGCGGCGGCGAAGGCGGCGAAGGTGCCAGCGCGCTGGGCGGGGGTGTGCTCGCCGTGGGCGAAGAACAGCTCGGGGGTGATGTCCGGGACGAGGCCGGGGTCGGTCCTGGCCAGCAGGCGCAGGGTGTGGGGCAGTTCGCGGGCGAAGAGGCGGGCGCCGGAGACGAGGTTGAAGTAGACGAGGACCTTCTTCAGCCCGTGTTCGGTCATGGCGCGCAGCACGGACAGGTGCAGGGCGGTGGTGCGCAGCGCGCTGTCCTGCTTGCCGTCCCCGGCGGGGGTGCTGCTCGGGGAGGGCAGGTTGAGGCGGTGGCGCAGGTCGGTGTCGGTGAGGGTGGGCACCACGATGCGGTAGTCCGCAGCGCGCGAGCGGTTACCACATCGCTGCGCGATGTGCAAGCGAACCACCGCGCTGCGCGCGGTGGTTGCGCCGGCGCAGCTCACCGAGGTCGACCCGGACTGGGACTGCCCGTGGCCGCTGGACTGGCAGCGGCACTACCGCGTCCTCGCGGACCTGGTCGACGCCGACGGCAGCCTGCCGGCCATCGCACCCGGGGTCCTGTTCGAGGGCGACGACCTGGGCAAGTGGCTGGAAAGGCAGAAGAATCCGGGCACCTGGGCGCAGTTGTCGACCGAGCAGCAGGAGCGGCTGACCAAGCTGGGCGTACAGCCCGCTGAGGCCCCGTCTCCCGCCCCGGCGGCCGCGCGTGCGACGAAGGGCCCGAGCAAGGCGCAGCAGGCGTTCCAGCGGGGTCTGGCAGCCCTCACGCAGTGGGTCGAGCGGGAAGGTGCGGACCGGCCCGTGCCGCGCGGGCACAGCGAAGAGATCACGGTCGACGGCGAGACGGACCCGGTGAAGCTGGGGGTGTGGCTCTCGAACACCAAGAGCCGGCGGGACAAGCTCACCGCGGAACAACGGGACGCACTCGCCGCGCTGGGCATGGACTGGGCGTGATTCCTACTCCCGTCTGCAAAGAGCACACGGGAGTACCAAGTCCCTTCAACTCCTTTACGATCCGCACCATGAATGAGACGCCCGCTTACCTGTCGGTCAGGGTCAACTTCAGCAACAGTGACTACGACAACGTGTGTGACACCTTCGGTGGCGGCTTCGACCGCCTGCCTGCCTGGCGGGAGCTGGGCAGCCTTCTTGCCCACCGGCCGGGATGGCACTTCGACGTCGTCAACCGAGGAGAAGCCCTGTGGTGTCTCGGTGTCCTGGGTGAGTGCCGCCTGGCGATCTACGTGACGGAGGACCTGCGGTACCACTGCTACGACCACGGCGCGGACTCGGACACCATCGCAGCGGACACCACCGCCGTGGAGTCGTGGCTCAAGGACAGGGAGGAAAATGCACGCCAGCCCAGTTCCCTGATCATCAAAATGGCGAGCGCCGACTCTTGGAACCTCCTGAAGAGCCACCCCTTCCGTCTACGCCTGAGCTGGTCGGACGGCTACTACGTCGCGTCCATTGCCGCCCTGGCTGAGGCGAGTTTCGGCCGGACCATCGCCGAGGCCGTCAACGGCGCCGGAGAGATGATCTGCCAGCTCTTCGGTGCCCCCGTGGAGATCGCCCCTGACCTCACTCTGACCGCCGAGCTCGATGAAACCGCGGTACAGCGCATCCGCACAGCCTGAGATCAAGGTCACGGTACTGCGCCCGCCGCTCGGTGGAAGAGGTGCGCCAAGGCCCTTCAGGACCGTTCGATGATCTTCTGAAGGTTTTTGAGTGCGCGAACCGAGGCACCCCTCGCTGCCATGGCGCTCACGAGGTCGTCGCCTTGAAGCTGGCCGGCCATCCGGAGAGCGTCAACGACCCGCCGCGCCGTCTGCTTACCCAATGTGTCGCCATAGCCGCTCCGGGAATCCACCACATCGCAGCGACAACCCCAGGAGACAGGGAGGTTCCTCTTCCCCGGGCAGATCCCCGGCCGGCCACGAAACCCGGTGGGCCTCGGAGACACGATGAACCGCCACAACCTGCCGGCCCGCGCGGCACGGAACACCGCCATGATGGAAGCACTCGCCGACCTGCCACCTATCGTGATCTCGGACCTCGTCGGCATCAGCCCCGTCACCGCCCACCGCTGGGCGCGGCTCGCGGGCGACAGTTGGTCCGACTACCTCGCCGCCCGCCAGTCAGCCCAATGAACGTGAACAACCCATCATGCTGCTCCACGGAAGTGCCTTCCGAAGCGACAGATCTTGCGGTTTTGGAGGCTGCACTCACAATGCCGTGCGACGCAAGGTAGCCAGCCCTCTTCCCTGGGCCAGCGCCGTCCACTGAGTTGCGGTATTTCTGTGGATGCCGAAGAGGTCGCCGACGAGGAGCGGTGGTAGCGCCCCTCCCATGCCGAGCAAGGCCGTGTCGCGGGTGGCGGTGGTCGTAGTACGAGTGACGAAACCGATCCCTGGGCTGCCCAGCGCCCTGGGCGCCCCGCTCCCGAGCTTGCACCAAGATCGAGAGAAGGGCGACCAGGTTCATGGAGCACCGAACGTCATGCTGGCTGCGTGGCCTCCTGAAGGCGAAAGAAAAGCGGCTCTGCTGTGGGCAGACGCCCCTCGACCGGTGTCAGCCGTTCGGTAATCCGCGTCGCGGCATCTGGAATGAAAGGGCGTAGTTCATCGGCCAGCGCACGACATGCGGCGATCAGTGTGACGAGGACGGTGTCGAGCCGCTTCGCTGCTTCACCGTCGCCCTTTCGCTCTTCCCGAGCCAGTTCCCAGGGCCTCGTGGCGTCAATGCATCGGTTGGCTTCCTCAACGATGTCCCAGACAGCGCTGGCGGCACGCCGAAAGTCGAAGTTGGCCAAGGCGGCATCGACGAGGCCAGGCGCCTTCCGGCAAATGTCCACCAGCACCAGCCCACTGGAATTACCAGCCGCGGAAGGGGGGACGATTCCGCCGCGAAAGCGGTGAACCATGGTCACGATGCGGTGAACGAGGTTGCCCAGTCCTCCGGCGAAATCCGCATCTGCGCGGGCGGTCAGGCGATCGGGAGTGAAGTCGGCGTCTCCGACCCGGGGTACATCGCGTAGGAGCCACCAGCGCACCGCGTCTGTGCCATAGGTCGCGGCCAGCGCAGCCGGGTCGACGGTGGTTCCGGCCGACTTGCTGATCTTGCGGCCGTCGACGGTGAGGTAGTCGTGGACCAGGATGTCGGTGGGCAGCGGGAGCCCGGCCGACAGCAGCATGGCCGGCCAGTACACGGCGTGGAAGCGCACCACTCCTTTGCCGACCAGGTGGACGCGGCGCTCGCTGGTGGCCCACCACTGGTCGTAGGCGGTGTCATCGGTGCCGTAACCAAGGCTGGTGACGTAATTGCCGAGTGCGTCCCACCACACGTAGACGACCTGGCTCGGGTCGTCGGGCACGGGGATGCCCCAGCCACGGGCACGACTGCGGGAGCGGGAGACGGAAAAGTCGTGCAGGCCGCCTTCGATGAGGGCGAGGACTTCGTTGCGGCGAGCGGCGGGCTCGATGCGCAGTTCGCCGCTCGAGATCAACTGATGGAGGCGGTCGGCGTAACGGGACAGCCGGAAGAACCAGTTCTCTTCCGCGACGAGCTGAGGTTCGGTGCCGTGCTCGCCACACCGTCCATCGACCAGTTCGGCAGGGGTGTAGAACTGCTCGCAGCCAACGCAGTACAGGCCTTCATACTCTTTGCGGTACAGGTCGCCTGACGCGGCGCACTGGCGCCACAGTCGTTCGACTCCGACATGGTGACGCGGGTCGCTGCTGGTGCGGATGAAGTCATCGAATGAGAGCGACAGCGGACCACGCAATGCGGCGAACGAGTCGGCGTTGCGGTCGACGAACGACTGCACGTCGACACCAGCCGCTTCGGCAGCCAGGACATTCTTCAGGGAGTTGTCGTCGGTTCCGCTGAGCAGCCGGACCCGCTCACCCCGTAGGCGGTGGTGACGGGCCAAAGTGTCCGCTTGGACGAGCTCCAGGGCAAAGCCCAGGTGGGGGCGGGCGTTGACATAGGGAATAGTCGTGGTGATGAAGCGGCGTCGTGCGGTCATCGGTCCTCCTACCGGGTAGCGAGGCCTGGTCGCACAACAGTCGAGGCCCCGTGTCCCGGGGCCTCGGATTCGGTACGCGTCCGTTCTCAGCAGCCCCATCGACGGGGCATCATCCAATGCTGAGGCGAAAGCGTGATCATGCGTCCGAGCGTAGCAACAGAGCAACGTCGCAGCACGCCACTTCCGGCCGGACGGCAGCCACTGCACAGAGACACCCCGGGCAGCGCTGGGCGAGGCAGGCATCACCCGGTACCCCGCACGACGAATTGCGCAGGGTTAGAACACCGCCTCTTCACCAGTAAGTGCGGGTCACCACCGAAGCCGTGATCAGCGCGGTCACCGGGTCGCTCACCGCGCCCCGCACACTGCTGCTGGGCCGCTACGACCCGTCGGGCCGCCTGCGGTACGTCGGCCGCAGCACCACCCTGTCCGGGGCCGCCGGCCGCGCTGTGGCCGACAAGCTGGCCCCGCCGCGCAGCGCGCACCCGTGGACGGGGCGGACGTTCTCGGCCGGCTGGGGAACGCAGCGCACCCTCGATACCGTCCTGGTGCAGCCCGAGGTCGTGATGGAAGTCGACGTCGACGTCGCCCGCGACAGCGCCGGACGGTGGCGGCACCCGGCCCGCCCGCACCTCATCCGCGGCGACGTCGACGTCCAGGAGGTGCCGCTGTTCGGCGAAGGCAGCGCCCGGTCATGAGTCAGGGCCGGGCCGTGGTCGGCTCCGTGGTCGGGCCGACCATGGCGGCCGCGGTGAGCTGCCGGCGCAGGTCAAAGAACAGCGCAGCCGTACGCCGGGCTGACCGGCATCCCGCGTCGTCTGCTCCGCCGTGACCGTCGCCCACTGGTGGGCGAGTAGCTGCTGGAAAGCGAGCGCAGTGGCGTCTTCGGCGGCCGCGACGTCGACGACGAGCAGGCCCGGCTCGCTTACGTGCGTTTCGTGGATCGGGCCCATGTACGGCACTACGCCCGGTCACCCCGGGAGAGTTCCGCCGCTGCCGTGCCTTCACCCAACCGAGTGGCAGGCCGTCAGAGGCTGTCGCCGCCCCGTCGTGGGGGCGAGTTACACGTGGCTTGCAGGCGGCAGCGTCGGTTGGTGACACGCCCGCCGCCGATGTTGACTGCGACGCAGCTTCCGGGTCAGTCATAGCTGGCTCGGGGGCTGTTTCATTTTCCGGCTCTTGCGTGAGCGATGTGTTCGGGGCCTGCAGTGCCGGTCAGGTGAGGGCGGACGCGGGGAGGGGGATCTCCGGGTCGTCCGGGTGAGCTACGCGCCACAAGGTGCCGTCGAGCCAAATCGTGGGGCTGCCGTCGTCCTGTGTTGGCGCAGGGGCGAGCCGGACGCTCATCCACGTGCGAGGTGGGAGGGCGGGCAGGCCGAGACCGGTGATCTGCTCGGCGCCGTGAGAACCGGCGCCGCCCAACGAGCACACCCCGACGGGCGAGTCTGCGCCGCGCCTCCCGCACCCGCTTGACGCCGTCACTCTGCATGGTGACGGCGGAAAGATCCGCCGTGGTGATCGCAGTGAGCTGAGCCCGTAGAAACAATTCCTCGGTACGAGCCTGCCCCGATGACTTCGCGAAGATCGCTTCCACCGAGTCCGCGGGAAGCCGGCGCAGGCGTGCTCGGGCAGCGGCAGGTCACGGTGGATCCACTGGATCGCTTTGCGGCCCTGCGCGCTCAGCCCCCGTTTGCCGTCCCGGTTGGAGCCTGCTCGCATCAGGTCGGGCTCCACTCGTAGCAGCCCGAGACTCCACCGGGCACGGGCATCGTCGGCCTGCACGAACAGGCACAGGCCCCCCTGAAGCTCAGGTGGGAACATCCAGTTGTTGCCCTGGGCGAATTCATCATGGTGCTCACGACCGGCGTCACGCTCGTGGCCCTGGGGCTGTCACCGGAATCTCTGGCTGCCGTGACCATCGCCCTCGCGGGCCTGTACTCGGCATGGCGCACCGGACGGCCGCCAACCGCGGCGCTTTCTGATACGGAAGGGGGCCGGGAAGGGACCCGAACCGCGAAGAGGCCCACGGAGGAAGGGGCGAAGCATCTCGAAGACGAGGCCACCCAGAAGGAGACCGCCAGGTAGGTGACTCCCGGCCCGCAGACCCCAGAGTCAGCGCATGTGGCTTGGGCAACCACACCCAGCAGCCCGCAGAGGAACCTGCTGGGTGCGGCAACTGCCGGCCCAGCGCCGCCCTTCCGCGTGGTTCAAAGGTCCAACATGAGCGGGGCTGCCCGCCCACAAGAACGGGAAGCCCCACCTGTCTGCCTGCCTGCGCCGGTCAACCGGCCATGGCAGCCATGACCATCGCAACAGCAACACCGCACAGCAGCACCACAAGCGGCCATGCCAGCCGGCCGCGCCCGGTACGCCTGCGCCATAGCACCAGCCACAGCACACACGCCGCCACGAACACGACCGTCACACCGCTCAGCTCGCCCTCCCGCCACGCCATCCGCACGGCGTCAGGGTCAGCGCCCCATACAAGGAGCGCAACGAGGACGCCCAAGGTCAGCGCACACGCCGCTTCCAGCAGCCTGCTCATGCGGGGCCCTTCTTCACAACGGGGCATCAGGTCAGTCCGCCGTCGGTACCCACTGGTCCGCTGCTCTGACGGCCGCGCGGGCGGCGAGGAGCCCGACGGCAATCGAGGTCACGGCGCAGACCGCGGCTGCAGCGCCCAAGAGGGGCCAGGACACGGTGCCTGCCTTGACCAACGCGATGAAGAACACCGCGTGCCAGGCGGTCACTACCGTGGTGACGACCG from Streptomyces sp. ALI-76-A carries:
- a CDS encoding DUF2399 domain-containing protein, whose amino-acid sequence is MNPTDRGPADCPEQLCHDGACRSADLTALLCPDARWLWDQVARRADQRGDAAMDRGTITITTPHTPAQRAAVIGLLTPRPLPAGRTRRIDLERLTQALQRRGPHLTPGAVAAHALGRPLAHRAADKARLTARLTTLQHLRSRLARALPPTAPVRPDDTGWDGLRRRGSLARLLQHPHPEQLLAAAFAVLQHLPASARADRRRLAHTATGNPHALDAGTELAALVLAEAATARADAGASTSVREAWDRLGVDLDTLTGGLLTLGVHPAGWHIPPGQPGILIPWMLHRATWPTPHRSEERWVFLTENPSVAAAALDGDPSDVRLLCTVGTPSRTELDAVARLAATGWRIAVRADFDCAGLALVRAVIDAVPDAEVWRMTAADYTTSLHPAPFDAGLLDTDRLGETPWDPSLGAVMRAHGRPAYEEALIDHLLADLRQGRPPGSAPARSCPVNAQMPLSNGRTASSA
- a CDS encoding DEAD/DEAH box helicase, which produces MPTLTDTDLRHRLNLPSPSSTPAGDGKQDSALRTTALHLSVLRAMTEHGLKKVLVYFNLVSGARLFARELPHTLRLLARTDPGLVPDITPELFFAHGEHTPAQRAGTFAAFAAADCAILANSRLIAEGVDIPSVDAIVFADPTRSVIRCVQALGHALRLDVSGKTASLIVPVYIPPGAQPDNILSTAYEPVWAIACALASHDHRILERLPDKANRLPRETSDVIERRWHFDFTVHPERIARAMDLASFDPRDPAVSRSRRLGLAAAQSYRDQHGHLDVPTDYTDPTGYALGTFITTMRDAHSAGRLEPDWIAELDALNMIWDKHDAAWRARLSAAADYLRTHSHLAAPATTPVGAWLAEQRHLAAKNQLHQARADTLTALAHDWRLPHGADWHRKYHLLRRHLAEGADPAALTHDTLLRGVKIGSWLHRQLSTWHTLHSGQQELMTSLGLTPERNPLAPTRRTRRTFEQTVQLLELFLHREGRAPAARETIRVDGDTVKIGAWLAKARTKHRAGQLPDEHVRLVAALFDGDWSTDDAVPAVLV
- a CDS encoding 3'-5' exonuclease; translated protein: MRPDDTERPTWAIYENERYLGTLHARPDGDGLWHVQSAAEQCLCLDDAVRVLRRPSSWSHQREQAARWARAVLADPALLVIDVQTSGLGQQAWALQIAVMDGTGRTVVNELLNPCEPITATASELHGITPSHVARAPRFADLLPELTGVLAGRRCVAYNARFDRGVLARELLRHHEEVSPVRAWLGQARWEDAMGPAAMARGLWSADRLQYRNQRLGGSYDAAEKCRTLLRRLHSLAGSA
- a CDS encoding DUF6207 family protein; the encoded protein is MGPIHETHVSEPGLLVVDVAAAEDATALAFQQLLAHQWATVTAEQTTRDAGQPGVRLRCSLTCAGSSPRPPWSARPRSRPRPGPDS
- a CDS encoding class I tRNA ligase family protein, with the protein product MTARRRFITTTIPYVNARPHLGFALELVQADTLARHHRLRGERVRLLSGTDDNSLKNVLAAEAAGVDVQSFVDRNADSFAALRGPLSLSFDDFIRTSSDPRHHVGVERLWRQCAASGDLYRKEYEGLYCVGCEQFYTPAELVDGRCGEHGTEPQLVAEENWFFRLSRYADRLHQLISSGELRIEPAARRNEVLALIEGGLHDFSVSRSRSRARGWGIPVPDDPSQVVYVWWDALGNYVTSLGYGTDDTAYDQWWATSERRVHLVGKGVVRFHAVYWPAMLLSAGLPLPTDILVHDYLTVDGRKISKSAGTTVDPAALAATYGTDAVRWWLLRDVPRVGDADFTPDRLTARADADFAGGLGNLVHRIVTMVHRFRGGIVPPSAAGNSSGLVLVDICRKAPGLVDAALANFDFRRAASAVWDIVEEANRCIDATRPWELAREERKGDGEAAKRLDTVLVTLIAACRALADELRPFIPDAATRITERLTPVEGRLPTAEPLFFRLQEATQPA
- a CDS encoding NaeI family type II restriction endonuclease, which gives rise to MRRLPADSVEAIFAKSSGQARTEELFLRAQLTAITTADLSAVTMQSDGVKRVREARRRLARRGVLVGRRRFSRRRADHRSRPARPPTSHVDERPARPCANTGRRQPHDLARRHLVARSSPGRPGDPPPRVRPHLTGTAGPEHIAHARAGK